From Impatiens glandulifera chromosome 7, dImpGla2.1, whole genome shotgun sequence:
TCGGAATGCTATCATCTGCTCTAATGAGACCCTTCAGTACATCTTCAAATTCTACACTAATTGTGTTAATAAGACGACCATTCAAGAAGAAGCGAAAGTTATTCTGAGGCGTTCTGAAGAGAGACTCTATTGCCTTATGAATTCCGTCTATGGACCCAGAAAACATATCAAGTGGATCATATTCACTTATTTCTGTTACCTGAGAGAAGTTTCAATCCAATCCTTTCtgagttttaataaaaaaagacgAACACAGATTTATTACTACAAGGGAAAACGAACAGGTAATCAATCACATGGGGAAATTTTACCTCAttcttgtaaaattttaatgcCTGATGCATCTTGAAACGAGATATGCTCTTTTTAATAGCATTTTCTTCTGCGATAAATGTTGAAACTGGAAGAAATCCCCACTTTGGCTGTTCTCTTACAAGAATGGTGGAAAGGAGAGacaagtaattatttttaatttttatagtaGGAGAGGGAATTATGCTTCTTGCATGATAAATAATACTCAGAACTCAAGCAAAGAATAAAATTACCTTTATCTCAACAGAGAAACACAATTTCTCTTTTAGAGTGACtgcaagaagaaaaaaattagtaataagCACTTCTTATTTCTGATAGCTGACTTCAAGAGAGGATTTACCAGTGGGGAAAATACAATGATCTGAAATAAGAACAGCAGAATCACAGAGGGTATCGATTTTGGATGCATCAACTCGCCAAGAAGGGCGCTCGTGGTGaacatttttttcaatcaattcTAGAAATTCACGAGAAACAAGGACTTGAACCTGACCAGttataagaaagaaaaagtaTTGAGTAAAATACTGATAATATTTACAAGCGTTTTGAAACATGTTTTGGAACTGGATCTAGGTTTGAGTTTGGACGAGAAAACATAGATAAATTTGATGGACCCATTGCCTTTAGAAAATAGAACAACTCCTACAGTTTGATGGAAATTTAGGAAAGGccatttctttttcaattttctcCAACATTGGGTTggttgtttttttagttttaggAAGCATTCTAAGTGGGAATTGAACCCATGACCTTTGGTCTCTTAGTCTCGACTCTTGCCACTTGAGTTACCCTAGTGGGTTTCCAACATTGGGTTGGTGATTGATTAAAAAGGATTGTAAAAGGAGAAATTCCTTCAAGTAAAAACATAGATTATGGCCCGTCTTTGAATTGACAACTTGAAGAGCAAGATTTTATTAGCAATACTTGAAATAAATCTATAAAAGGTATGTCTTAGTTTCACGTAGAACTAACAACAAAGTGcagaataattttttgaaattaaatagcATACCCCAGCATCAACATGTTCAGTGCCCAGCAATGGCTGCATTATACGCTGAATGTACACTTGCTGTGCAACTTCCTTTGAAGGGTTCGACTCAAGACCTAGAGTTTTGTTCCAGACAAGGCACTCATCCGAGGATAGGACTAAATGGGCATTATCACATACAAGTCCATTTCTAGGTAAGCTTTTATTATCAGCCTTTTGTATCCGCAGGACCTTGCCAAGCTTTGTAGAAAAGTAAACAATGACGTAAGAAACATACCCTGATATATCTCTCATTTTGTTCAAAGTAGAAGAAGAGGGTTACATTCATAATTGAAATTAATGTATTAGTAACCAAATTAAAGTCTTTTGTGCTTTGATTTGATAAGAGAAACATAATGGTTAGTTAAGAAGCATACAATAGCAGGAGAGGAACCCTTGTATGCAAGAACAAGATTAGCAGCTCCTTCCCCTCTGTATATCCAGTCATCAGCGTCTTTAGCCTCTAAAATGAGTGCCATCTTCTAAAACTGCAAATTTAGACACCAAATTCAGAATTGTGTTTAATACGAGCAATAAAAGCTAATTGTACAACATCCTTTAAGGCTTGTCATGAAAGTAACTGTTACAGATACAATTTAGGGCTGGGTTAATCACTTCAACCCTAACAGCAATGGACCAGATTAAACAAGCGAACGGACGAGTTTCGAACTAATAACAGGCAACACAAATATATATGGAGGCCTACAAACATTTAAATACCATTTTCTCGAAATATTAATAGTCACCACAACAGTTTTGTATTTAAGAAACCGGGAAAGTGGAAAAGAGAAAAACATTGATTATGTGACCTGGAAGATAATGAGGACAAGAGTAAGAAATAAACATCCATTCTAGTAAACGATCACCATGATAATAACAGAGCATAAAGGTAGCAATAATATCAAAGACGGTCATAAAGAAGCATGCATATCCTCAACCATAATTCAATCAATCATGCATAGCAACTTATAATTTCTAAACATGCATACTTCGATTTGCAATTCAAAGTCCAATTCCTAGTTCCATTCTACCCATGTAATCATCATAGGCATCATCAATCCAAGCTCaattcataatcaaattaacCTAACATCAATCATCAACACTCATATCCTCATCAAAGCATGGAATTCAAATTCAATCATTGCATGCAAATCAACTCATCTTAAAATCCATTCATAGCATCGTTCATCATGGCCTTCAATCCAATCAACACAGCATAACATGCAAGCACATCCATGATATTGCACTTGATCATCACAATCAACTCATTCATTCAAATCAATTTAAGATCATCACTTGAAGAATACAATTGAGCTCATCATCATCCAAATCATATTTACTTGACATCATTTTTCATTTGAAACTCACTTTGAGGCTCAAATCATGTCAAttctaaaaaagaagaaattacaGAAAGACAAATGTGGTTTTGCAACCTTCATTTGATTTTGGAGATTAAAGTCTTAAATAACATACACAATTGAGAATTAAATCAAGAAGTATGTACCAAGAACTCATTCTCaactatttttttgtttttttggagtttctgttttatgatttttgggattttacataaaaatatattatttctatgGTGCCAGCACAAAATGTAATTATCAGTAGAAGAATATTATTTCTATTCAACTGCAATAAAACACATCATAGTATCCCTAATCCAAATGAAACCAGAAAcagaacaataataaaatacGATTTCCAGATTGAAACCAAAGCTGTATTTCAGTTTTGAACAAATCAAAGCCCTCATTCACATCATAAACTGGAGTTTCATCCAAATAGCATACTCATTTAAGAAGTCAGAAGGTTACAACAGCTTTAAAACTAATCCTAAGCAATGAACAACGAAACCCTTACATtgattggttaaaataaatttccGGATTTCATGCAGCAGCTGCTGGAGCTTATAATACAATCAGACAACATAAAACAAATTGATTTACATTAATGATAGAATCTTATATGCATTACTAATGATGACCATCAATTTACAAAACAATCGgacaacatatatataattattcatcaGAAAATGGAGAAGACTGAAATAGATGCGACGGATCTCAGTACAGACCCAGATGAAATCCCCACAAAAATATTCCAACCCAGAAAGACCCAGATGGTATTAATCAAACTAAACGAAGGATCAGttctaaaaaaacatgaaaaaataatgaaatgtaAGAAGCGCACCTGAAGACCCAAAGATCAGAACTTTAGGGTTTTGCTTTAGCAAATGAGCACTAGTAGTGTTGAGGGAGATAAAGAGTGGACAGCTCTTCCTCCGTAAAACATGTGGCGCTAGAAAGAGGGTATCGAATAAGCGAAAGGGAGGAAGAAAAACTTTGATCGTTAGGGTTACCATTGAAGAAAGATAAAAAGCTTTTCAAAGTTCGATATGTCTAACAAGTGTCTGAAATCAGAATCAACCACACAAACATACTTACTTCTTCAGACCTCTAACCAATTATCTATCATGCTttggtaaatttatttttcaactcattttatataacatgatttttttttttttaaaattttggtgttagataattaaaattttgtatttttttatttttaaataaatctcacAATTTAGGACTCTCTACGgttaaatttatacaaaaacgagattttgttttaacaatttcaaacaccattaacttattatatacgaaacatttataataaataaataaataaaagattcatatcactaatttaattaccAATTCTTTAAAATTCGGTATTTAAAACTCTTAATTAGCTAAAAttcgataattaaattagtggcatgaatattttatttatttatttatggaataaatgataaatttagaacTGTAGTTGCAGAAATTTGTCAAATTTAGGACTCTcctaattttttatcatttaaagaaCTCTTCTTacattatttagttatatttaggATTACCACTAAATCCGTTAAATTATTTAACGATGTTTACACatctcatttaatttttattatattttattatatcaaatcaacgaatgttaatttatttatcattattaaacAAACAACTAACCGGCCGAGACTCCTCCAATCTCCAAATCGCTCTCCTTTCACTGGAATCGAATTTCTAAATTTCAATCTCCTCTCTTTCTCCCATCATCATAGCCCATAAGAAGACGAGTTGCACTAGAATTGTTCAAAGTGATTGGACTGCGAATGCATACCATCACTGTTGTCTCCGTCATCATTGTTGAATGTTGAAGATAAAAGCAGCAGTCGAGGATGCCGACAGAGAAGAGGTGGATTTCTCTTCAACAAAGCGAAGTGGAACTGGGAAGAGGGAACTTGTGTTGCTTTTACAGATAAACGAGTAAACTGTTTCTATTCTGTTATACTACTCAactggtatatatatataaaaataaagagagcTTTGCCTTGAAATTTGTTTAACTCACGATAATGCCACGAGCGGAGTTAATAGATTTGTTTAACTCACGATTAACGATTGATATCAAAATCTGATTAAACTCAGAGatatgaaaaaatgaaattgaatagATCAATCTTATATTGTTTTAAGATAAGGATAATTAACATTTCAGGAATCATCAATTAACTAGTTCTATATTTACTGTACATGATCAAATCAAAGATGTTTATTTGAATCTAGTGTATATTTTACTTTACTTTTAGCCTTAATAGATCCACTTGTTTCTTCTCTTCCACTAattcgtcttcatcatcaagtCTCCACGGCAACGGTATCTTCATGATCTTCGTAGTTAGGGCCCTTAAATTCAACTTCCTCATTAACATTTCCAGTGATCCCTAGTTCCACCAGCGAATAACTGTCACCGAGTTCACCGCTGTGACCGCCCTTCTTTGGTATACTAATAAAGAAAGGAAGTCTCCGGCCTGTTAAGttgtttgtttaataataataaataaattagattatatttgtttgatgtaataaaatataataaaaagtaaatgaTATGTGTCAACAACGTTAAATTATTTAACGGATTTAGTGGTAGTcctaaatataactaaataatgtaaatagagttctttaaatgataaaaaattaggAGAATCCTAAATTTGACAAAACTCTACAACTACAAtcctaaatttatcatttatctcatttatttattagataataagttaacgatGTTTGAATTCGTTAAGACAaaacacatatataaatttaacaataagTATCCCTAAATTGTGAGATTTGAAAGAAGTTGTAATCCCCGGGAATCCCTAGTCCATAGCTTAGCACATGTCAAAGGaagacacgtggcaatatgggGGATCTGGGGTGGCTCGAAATTCGATGGTTTCAAACTTGATTTacgtgttattttttaaatattttttacggTACATGgcagttttaaaattaattatgtaattaattttattcaaattttaataatatgaggatttgttataatcaaatgatgAATTGACTTAAAattcggtttaaattaattaaatataattaatttaagaatatattatttatttgaaaatagagtcgccaattgattttagaattatttattcTATGAGAAAATTTGGGAACTTTAGAATTAGGCCATCTAATagcctaattcttgttccaacaacttacaaatgatgtttataatcGAACatgaccaaaacaagaacatcaaacaagctttgtaacaaatttttaaactaaaatttaaactttattttttaaaaaatttcagttcgatcaaacatgatcgtgatgtatgtaataacttttgaaaatcatcctaatatatttacaaacatgttaggaagctatttgaatcaaaattcaagtttaaaagctcaagaacacgaatttcaaattttctagattttcaaatcaattttgagtttttttgattggggttgaattgatgaaatatttttcaatagaaAGCTTGGACATCATCTAGGGATTGATTTCAACTATAGAAAGCACGAAATTGAACCCTAAATAAGATCAACCTGATTGAACTTGAAAATTTTCAACTTTGAATCATAACTTGAATTACATAAGGTTTGGAAGGTTACTtgtgattggagaacacttctACGAACCCTAAATAAGATCAACCTGATTGAACTTGAAAATTTTCAACTTTGAATCATAACTTAAATTACATAAGGTTTGGAAGGTTACTtgtgattggagaacacttctACGATCATAAGAAAGATTTCCAAAACTCTGAATCGAAGCATATATCACCagaataatttcttaaaaaacaaGTTGTCGGAGCTCCGATGGAAATATTCAAGCAGGCATGATTATTCCTAGTTCTGTTTCAAATGA
This genomic window contains:
- the LOC124945525 gene encoding inositol-pentakisphosphate 2-kinase-like, which gives rise to MALILEAKDADDWIYRGEGAANLVLAYKGSSPAILGKVLRIQKADNKSLPRNGLVCDNAHLVLSSDECLVWNKTLGLESNPSKEVAQQVYIQRIMQPLLGTEHVDAGVQVLVSREFLELIEKNVHHERPSWRVDASKIDTLCDSAVLISDHCIFPTVTLKEKLCFSVEIKPKWGFLPVSTFIAEENAIKKSISRFKMHQALKFYKNEVTEISEYDPLDMFSGSIDGIHKAIESLFRTPQNNFRFFLNGRLINTISVEFEDVLKGLIRADDSIPNFIQLLTEGLYKSGLLDRLLEIQKLDTIDVEGAIHAYYDVISKPCVACNKVVQGVGLSEKFAVLHSFSLDEKLKIVRDFLISATAKDLSMMITFELKEDGGLVESSYNSLFLASTNQSFYYKGSFIDLDMKSLKKMDYYYELDQRIVTFYTKMLKKEPTG